ACTCATCGCTAGCTCTGGGGCCAAACGTTTACGCCAATTTGGAATCTGGGTACAGAGTAATATTCAAGCAGAAAACTGGTTTTTAAATGATAAGGAGGATATTCGTTCCTCCTATTTCCTCGAAGACACGGCCACCGAATTTGATATTCAAGGGCTAGAAATTGACTGGGCAATCGTTGCATGGGATGCAGACTACCGCATAGAAAAAGGACATTTTAAAGCTTATAATTTTACAGGTTCTAGTTGGAAAACGGTTTGTAAAAAAGACGCACAGCTCTATCTTAAAAATACCTACCGCGTCTTATTGACACGAGCACGCCAGGGATTCGTGATTTTTATCCCGGAGGGATGTGACGCGGATTTGACTCGGCAATCCTCCTTTTATGATGGTATCTATTATTATCTAAAGAAAATAGGAATGAAGGAGCTATGAGAATTCTAGAGAATCTTTCTCTGGGGTAAAGAGCCTCACCACTTTTTGTAACATCATGCTGAAAACCATCGTCATTTTCATCATTGCCCTGCTGGGCTTCGGCATGATCCGCCTGCCTTTGCAGAACCGTATTCTGGAGCAGGAGAAGGCGGCGGGGCTGCTGGATGACCCGGTGGAGCTCTCCTCCTCCGATTATCTGGAACAGCAGCTCGCCATGGTTTCCCTGGGGGGGCTGCGCTCCCTGGTAGCGGCCGTGCTGAGCATGGAGGCCTTCGACTGCTTCCTGATTTCCGACTGGGCCAATCTGGAACGCCGCTACAACCAAATCACCTCTCTTGCCCCCCATTCCGACTTTTACTGGGACAACGGTTCGTGGCATTTGGGCAATAACGCCTCCTCCAGCTATCTGGACAATAAGCGGCTTTCTCCCATGGAACGAAGGGAAGGCTTCCGGAAGTACATCCAGAAGGGACGCAGCTTCCTGGAAAAAGGCATCAGCGCCAACCCGAACAGCTGGTACCTGCAATCCCTGCTGGGCAACATGTACAGCGATACCTACCGCCAGCCGGATTTTGAAAAGGCTGCGGAAGCCTACCGCAAGGCCCGGGAACAGGGAGCGCCGCCCCTGACGGCGCGCAAGGAGTTTTATGCGCTTGTCCGCGTTCCCTCCAAATCCCGCGAGGCGCTGGAGCTGGGCCGGGAATTGTTCAAGGATCCCAGGAACCGGACGCCCAGCCTGGTGAGCAATATTTTCGTCCTGGAAAACAGGCTGAAAGTTCCGGAAAAAGACCGCGTTCCCTTCCGGGAATTGTTCCCGACGGACGAGATTGCCCGCGACCTGATGAGCAGCCACCTGGCCAATTCCCTGAAATACCCCGTGGACGGCTTGAGGGAGGCCTTGGAGGCCTTGCCTCCCGCAAAAACGGATGACTAAAAACAAAAGACTAAAGATAAATTAAAAGGAGCTCCTCCTTTAAAGGGGCGCTTTTTCAATGACGGCCGGAATGAACTTTAATTTCCGGCCTTTAATCTTTAACCACTCCGCTGAAGGCGCTTGGCAACGCCCCGGAAAGGTGCTATGCTTTTTCTCCACAACACCATGAGTAGAATAGCCCTGATCAGTGACATCCATGCCAATCTGCCCGCTCTGGAAGCGGTGATGAAGGATATAGAACAGCTTCAATGCGACGCCGTTTACTGCCTGGGTGATATTGTGGGCTACAACGCCAATCCGGCCGAATGCCTTGAGTTCGTCCGCGGACGCCAGATTCCCACCGTGCGCGGCAACCATGATGAGGAAGCCATTGGGGAAGACAATCCGGCAGGCATGAACCCCGTGGCGTACAAAGCCCTGATGTGGACGCGCCAGCAGCTTTCCGAAGAACAGAAGAAGTGGCTTCGCCGCGCCCCCTTCCAGCGTATCCTGCCCAATGAAATCGTTCTGGTGCACGCCACCCAGGACAAGCCCAATTCCTGGTCCTACGTCACGAATGTGGACACGGCCACGCACAGCATCAACATGTTGCGCGACAATCAGTTCCTGTGCTTCAACGGTCATACGCACGTCCCCCGCACCTTCATCCGCCATGAAGGGAGCATCCAGGAATATGAATCCGGGGACATCCAGCTTCTCAAAACCAACAAGTACCTTATTAACGTGGGTTCCGTCGGCCAGCCCAGGGACGGAGACCCCCGCGCCGCCTACGGCGTGCTTGATGTGGACAGCATGGTTTATTACCAGCGCCGCGTGGAATACGACGTGGAGGAAGCGCAAAGGCGCATTCTGGCCGCCGGACTCCCGGAGATGCTGGCGCGCCGCCTGGGAGAAGGCATTTAATGTTTTGCGAACCGTTGACGGTAATACGGGATGCTCCATTGAAATCCTGCGGAATCTTTAATTGTTTCCATTCCGCATTAAGAAAAAATGGGGAA
The genomic region above belongs to Akkermansia massiliensis and contains:
- a CDS encoding metallophosphoesterase family protein; the encoded protein is MSRIALISDIHANLPALEAVMKDIEQLQCDAVYCLGDIVGYNANPAECLEFVRGRQIPTVRGNHDEEAIGEDNPAGMNPVAYKALMWTRQQLSEEQKKWLRRAPFQRILPNEIVLVHATQDKPNSWSYVTNVDTATHSINMLRDNQFLCFNGHTHVPRTFIRHEGSIQEYESGDIQLLKTNKYLINVGSVGQPRDGDPRAAYGVLDVDSMVYYQRRVEYDVEEAQRRILAAGLPEMLARRLGEGI